In the Leifsonia sp. 466MF genome, one interval contains:
- the rsgA gene encoding ribosome small subunit-dependent GTPase A → MTDNSGSWWADDDEDDDELDLYDESSIRSRPNPKGNRPRTKTRPEHADAQIARVLGVDRGRYTVLLDEDTPEERQVTAARASELRRNPIVTGDRVAVVGDTTGEEGTLARIVRVEPRTTLLRRSADDTDEVERIVVANADQMLIVVAAANPEPRTRLVDRYLVAAYDAGIDPMLCVTKTDLADPEPFLSNFAGLDLPVFTSRQDDIPLHDITAALIGHDTVVVGHSGVGKSTLVNAIVPSAHRATGHVNVVTGRGRHTSSSTVSLRVEDDEGRHGWVIDTPGVRSFGLGHVNTDSILKAFTDLAKLAEDCPRGCTHLPDAPDCAIIEAVEAGKLGEAGRARLDSLQRLLETFAR, encoded by the coding sequence GTGACGGACAACAGCGGCTCCTGGTGGGCGGACGACGACGAGGACGACGACGAGCTCGACCTCTACGACGAGTCCAGCATCCGCAGCCGCCCGAACCCGAAGGGCAACCGCCCGCGGACGAAGACCCGGCCGGAGCACGCCGACGCGCAGATCGCTCGCGTGCTGGGCGTCGACCGCGGCCGGTACACGGTGCTGCTCGACGAGGACACCCCTGAGGAGCGGCAGGTCACCGCGGCCCGCGCCAGCGAGCTGCGGCGGAACCCCATCGTCACTGGCGACCGCGTGGCCGTCGTCGGAGACACCACCGGCGAGGAGGGCACGCTCGCCCGCATCGTCCGGGTGGAGCCGCGCACGACCCTGCTCCGGCGGAGCGCCGACGACACGGACGAGGTGGAGCGCATCGTCGTCGCCAACGCCGACCAGATGCTCATCGTCGTGGCAGCAGCCAACCCGGAGCCGCGCACACGCCTCGTCGATCGCTACCTGGTCGCCGCCTACGACGCCGGCATCGACCCGATGCTGTGCGTGACGAAGACCGACCTGGCCGACCCCGAGCCGTTCCTGTCGAACTTCGCCGGCCTTGACCTGCCCGTCTTCACCAGCCGCCAGGACGACATCCCGCTGCACGACATCACGGCGGCGCTGATCGGGCACGACACGGTCGTCGTCGGGCACTCCGGGGTGGGCAAGTCGACCCTGGTCAACGCGATCGTCCCGAGCGCGCACCGCGCCACCGGTCACGTCAACGTGGTCACCGGTCGCGGACGGCACACGTCCTCGTCGACCGTGTCCCTCCGCGTCGAAGACGACGAGGGACGCCACGGCTGGGTCATCGACACCCCGGGCGTCCGCTCGTTCGGGCTCGGGCATGTGAACACCGACAGCATCCTGAAGGCCTTCACCGATCTCGCGAAGCTCGCCGAGGACTGCCCGCGCGGGTGCACACACCTTCCCGATGCGCCGGACTGCGCGATCATCGAGGCCGTCGAGGCCGGGAAGCTCGGCGAGGCCGGGCGCGCGCGCCTCGACTCGTTGCAGCGCCTGCTGGAGACCTTCGCGCGCTGA